Proteins from a single region of Xyrauchen texanus isolate HMW12.3.18 chromosome 7, RBS_HiC_50CHRs, whole genome shotgun sequence:
- the stmn3 gene encoding stathmin-3, whose translation MDSTVSAYSEKLREMSVLSLICSCLYSQPHPNTFGQFEDMEVKSLNKRASGQAFEVILKSPMALSPERPQTLALPTQKKEPSLGELQRRLEAAEERRKSQEKQVLQQLAEKREREREVLNKAQEVNNNFSKMAEEKLNQKMELITENRMAHLNALKQRLREKEIHAAEVRRNKGLHTELSG comes from the exons ATGGACAGCACCGTTTCAG cgtactctgagaagctgagaGAGATGTCAGTGTTGTCTCTCATCTGCTCTTGTTTGTATTCCCAACCTCATCCCAACACCTTCGGGCAGTTCGAAG ATATGGAGGTGAAATCTCTGAACAAGCGAGCATCTGGTCAGGCCTTTGAGGTCATCCTCAAGAGTCCCATGGCCCTGTCTCCAGAGAGACCCCAGACCCTGGCACTGCCAACCCAGAAGAAGGAGCCCTCACTGGGGGAACTCCAGAGGAGACTGGAGGCTGCGGAGGAGAGAAGAAAA TCTCAGGAGAAGCAGGTCCTGCAGCAGTTGGCAGAGAAACGGGAGCGCGAGAGGGAGGTGCTCAATAAGGCCCAGGAAGTGAACAACAACTTCAGCaagatggctgaggagaaacTCAACCAGAAAATGGAGCTGATCACAGAAAACCGCATGGCCCATCTCAACGCTCTCAAGCAGCGTCTGAGAGAGAAG GAGATCCATGCTGCTGAAGTGCGCAGGAATAAGGGACTTCACACTGAGCTTTCCGGCTAA
- the LOC127646477 gene encoding ADP-ribosylation factor-related protein 1-like, whose product MYTLLSGLYKYIFQKDEYCVLILGLDNAGKTTFLEQTKTRFNRNYKGMNLSKITTTVGLNIGTIDVGKARLMFWDLGGQEELQSLWDKYYAESHGVIYVIDSTDEERLGESKEAFEKMISSEALEGVPLLVLANKQDVEDRLSVPDIKTAFSDCASKIGKRDCVVQPCCALSGQGVNEGIEWMVKCVIRNIHRPPRQKDIT is encoded by the exons ATGTACACTTTATTGTCGGGTCTgtataaatacatatttcaaaagGACGAGTACTGCGTCCTGATCCTCGGATTGGACAATGCGGGGAAAACG ACCTTTCTGGAGCAAACAAAGACCAGATTCAACAGAAATTACAAGGGTATGAACCTTTCAAAGATCACGACCACAGTCGGCCTGAACA TTGGCACCATCGATGTGGGAAAAGCTCGTCTGATGTTTTGGGATCTTGGAGGACAAGAAGAATTACAGTCTCTGTGGGATAAG TACTATGCAGAATCTCATGGCGTTATCTATGTCATTGACTCGACTGATGAGGAGCGGTTGGGTGAGTCAAAGGAGGCTTTCG AGAAAATGATCAGCAGTGAAGCTCTTGAAGGGGTTCCTCTGCTTGTGCTGGCAAACAAACAGGATGTCGAG GACCGTCTGTCTGTCCCCGACATTAAAACAGCCTTCAGTGACTGCGCTTCTAAAATCGGTAAACGGGACTGTGTGGTGCAGCCCTGCTGTGCTTTATCAGG gcaGGGCGTGAATGAGGGCATTGAGTGGATGGTGAAATGTGTGATCCGGAATATTCACCGACCACCCAGACAAAAAGACATAACATAG